In the Fusobacterium varium genome, one interval contains:
- a CDS encoding ABC transporter permease: protein MNSLITISLEQGLIFAVLAIGVFITYKILDFPDMSVEGTFPLGAFIFAKFITNGFNPISSTIFAFIFGSLAGVITYFLHIKMKMASLLAGILTMTILYSVNLRINSKANIPLYNNSSIFDYGNKIVVLIVIVLIIKILMDLFLKTEIGYLLIATGDNETLVKSLGVNCDKFKLLGLVLSNGIVAISGALMAQSQGFSDINMGTSIIVSALASIIIGDTILKRSTKIKGTTRAILGAISYKLIGGFAIDLGFAPTDLKAISAAIVIIFIGYNNMSLFNFKRNIKER, encoded by the coding sequence ATGAATTCACTTATTACTATATCATTAGAACAGGGACTTATATTTGCAGTTCTTGCAATAGGAGTATTTATTACATATAAAATATTAGATTTTCCAGATATGTCTGTGGAAGGAACTTTTCCTTTAGGAGCATTTATCTTTGCAAAATTTATAACAAATGGATTTAATCCTATTTCAAGCACAATATTTGCTTTTATCTTTGGTTCTCTAGCAGGAGTTATAACATATTTTCTTCATATAAAAATGAAAATGGCATCTCTTCTTGCTGGGATACTTACAATGACTATTCTTTATTCTGTGAATTTAAGAATAAACTCAAAGGCAAATATTCCACTATATAATAATAGTTCTATTTTTGATTATGGTAATAAAATTGTTGTCTTAATAGTTATAGTACTTATAATAAAAATTCTTATGGACCTTTTCTTAAAAACAGAGATTGGATATCTTCTTATAGCTACTGGAGATAATGAAACATTAGTAAAATCTCTAGGTGTCAACTGTGATAAATTTAAACTTCTAGGTCTTGTTTTATCTAATGGTATTGTAGCTATAAGTGGTGCTTTAATGGCTCAATCTCAAGGATTTTCAGATATCAATATGGGAACTTCAATTATCGTATCTGCCCTTGCTTCAATAATAATTGGAGATACAATTTTAAAAAGAAGTACTAAAATAAAGGGAACTACTAGAGCTATATTAGGAGCCATAAGCTATAAATTAATTGGTGGATTTGCAATAGATTTAGGTTTTGCTCCTACTGATTTAAAAGCTATCAGTGCTGCAATTGTTATTATTTTTATTGGATACAATAATATGTCACTTTTCAATTTTAAAAGAAATATTAAAGAGAGGTAA
- a CDS encoding ATP-binding cassette domain-containing protein, giving the protein MLTIKNLSKSFNEGTENEINIFNNFNLEVEESEFVAVLGSNGCGKSTLFNLISGSLKENSGTITLSGKNISSLKEEKRALKIGKVHQDPSKGVSPSLTILENLSLAIKKSEKFSLRSLIKKDNIERFKEILKELDLGLENKLNTQVKFLSGGQRQALSLIMATLKKPELLLLDEHTAALDPKTSKMIMEKTKQLIDKQKITAMMISHNLKDAIKYSDRIIMLDKGRVILDVKSKNITEGELSKIYTSKMEKAS; this is encoded by the coding sequence ATGTTAACTATAAAAAATCTTAGTAAAAGTTTTAATGAAGGTACAGAAAATGAGATAAATATTTTTAATAATTTTAATCTTGAAGTAGAGGAAAGTGAATTTGTAGCTGTTCTTGGTTCAAATGGTTGTGGAAAAAGTACTCTCTTCAATCTAATTAGTGGTTCATTAAAAGAAAATAGTGGTACAATAACTTTAAGTGGAAAGAATATAAGCTCTTTAAAAGAGGAAAAAAGAGCTCTTAAAATTGGAAAGGTTCATCAAGATCCTTCAAAGGGAGTTTCTCCTTCTTTGACAATTTTAGAAAATCTTTCTTTAGCTATAAAGAAAAGTGAAAAATTCTCTTTAAGATCTTTAATAAAAAAAGATAATATTGAGAGATTTAAAGAAATTTTAAAAGAACTTGATTTAGGGCTTGAAAACAAACTTAATACTCAAGTTAAATTTCTTTCTGGTGGTCAAAGACAAGCTCTTTCTCTTATTATGGCAACACTTAAAAAACCTGAACTTCTTCTTTTAGACGAGCATACAGCAGCACTAGATCCTAAAACTTCTAAGATGATAATGGAAAAAACTAAACAACTTATTGATAAACAAAAAATAACTGCTATGATGATTTCTCACAATTTAAAAGATGCTATAAAATACTCTGACAGAATTATCATGCTTGATAAGGGTAGAGTTATTCTTGATGTTAAGAGCAAAAATATAACTGAAGGAGAACTTTCTAAAATCTACACTTCTAAAATGGAAAAAGCTAGTTAA